In Pseudomonas glycinae, the DNA window ATTGGGAAGGTGACCTGAAAACCGGCATCGGCTCGATTTCCACCGAAACCGGCGTCCTGCGTGAAGCGCCCTACGGCTTCAAGGCGCGCTTCGAAGGCGGCAAGGGTACCAATCCGGAAGAACTGATCGGCGCTGCCCATGCGGGCTGTTTCTCCATGGCGTTCTCGATGATTCTCGGTGACGCCGGGCTCAAGGCCGACAGCATCGACACCCAGGCCGAGGTCACGCTGGATCAGGTGGACGGCGGCTTTGCAATCACCGCGGTGAAATTGATCCTCAAGGCAAAAATTCCGGGAGCGACCCAGGCGCAGTTCGAGGAGCTGAGCAACAAGGCCAAGGAAGGTTGCCCGGTGTCCAAGGTGCT includes these proteins:
- a CDS encoding OsmC family protein gives rise to the protein MAIVKKASAHWEGDLKTGIGSISTETGVLREAPYGFKARFEGGKGTNPEELIGAAHAGCFSMAFSMILGDAGLKADSIDTQAEVTLDQVDGGFAITAVKLILKAKIPGATQAQFEELSNKAKEGCPVSKVLNAKISLDASLVS